Proteins from a genomic interval of Procambarus clarkii isolate CNS0578487 unplaced genomic scaffold, FALCON_Pclarkii_2.0 HiC_scaffold_112, whole genome shotgun sequence:
- the LOC123753387 gene encoding tigger transposable element-derived protein 1-like, translating into MSSKKQPAKAGVCKGKKEAITVEVKKEIIAKHERGIRVVDLAREYGRAPSTISTILKGKDKYKTLDGAKGVSKLTSKRPKLLEDVERLLLVWMNERQLHGDCVSEAIVCAKARMLYVDLVRKIPGASSQDEVFRASRGWFENFKKRSGIHSVVRHGEAASSDKGAAEAFVPEFQKFVDQEQFLPQQVFNCDETGLFWKKLTKRTYITQEEQSLPGHKPMKDRLTLVLCANASGDCKVKPLLVYHSENPRVFKAFKVHKTRLNVMWRSNKRSWVTQIFFSEWVNDVFGTTVRNYLVDKQLPLKALLVLDNAPAHPRQLQDDLFPENQFITIKFLPPNTTPLLQPMDQQVIANFKKLYMKALLERCVHVIDTTELTLRQFWKEQFNIMGALRLIDKAWEGVSRRTLHSAWRNLWPEGVPERDFEGFGPAPASASAPVDDPEALLVDDIVALGHTLGLEVDAADV; encoded by the coding sequence ATGTCGTCCAAGAAGCAGCCTGCGAAAGCAGGAGTttgcaaggggaagaaagaggcaaTCACTGTGGAAGTGAAGAAAGAGATCATAGCAAAGCACGAGCGTGGTATTCGTGTGGTTGATCTTGCCAGGGAGTATGGCAGGGCTCCCTCAACAATATCCACCATACTGAAGGGCAAGGATAAATATAAGACGCTTGACGGGGCCAAAGGAGTTAGCAAGCTCACCAGCAAACGTCCAAAACTCCTGGAAGATGTGGAACGGCTACTGCTGGTGTGGATGAATGAACGACAATTGCATGGCGATTGTGTCTCTGAAGCTATCGTTTGCGCTAAGGCTAGGATGCTGTATGTGGACCTTGTCAGGAAGATACCAGGTGCGTCGTCTCAAGATGAGGTATTTAGGGCAAGCCGTGGCTGGTTTGAGAACTTTAAGAAAAGGAGTGGTATACACAGTGTTGTgcgacatggggaggctgccagctctgataaaggTGCTGCTGAGGCTTTTGTGCCAGAGTTCCAGAAATTTGTTGATCAGGAGCAGTTTCTGCCACAACAAGTTTTCAATTGTGACGAGACCGGCCTTTTTTGGAAAAAACTGACGAAGAGGACCTACATCACGCAAGAGGAACAATCATTGCCTGGCCACAAACCGATGAAGGATCGCCTTACTCTCGTGCTCTGCGCCAATGCAAGTGGCGATTGCAAGGTCAAGCCGCTGCTCGTCTATCACTCAGAAAATCCACGTGTGTTCAAAGCGTTTAAGGTTCACAAGACACGGCTGAATGTGATGTGGAGGTCGAACAAGAGGTCCTGGGTCACGCAGATCTTCTTTAGTGAGTGGGTAAATGACGTTTTCGGCACCACAGTGAGAAATTATCTCGTCGACAAGCAGTTACCACTCAAGGCCTTGCTTGTGCTCGATAATGCACCTGCGCATCCTCGCCAACTGCAAGATGATCTGTTCCCTGAAAATCAGTTTATCACCATCAAGTTTCTTCCTCCAAACACCACGCCACTCCTCCAACCCATGGATcagcaggtcattgctaattttAAGAAGCTCTATATGAAGGCCTTGTTGGAGAGATGTGTTCATGTGATTGACACCACAGAGCTGACCCTCAGACAATTCTGGAAGGAGCAGTTCAATATCATGGGGGCCTTGCGTTTGATAGATAAGGCCTGGGAAGGGGTGTCACGGAGAACCCTACACTCTGCATGGCGAAACCTGTGGCCTGAGGGTGTCCCTGAGCGAGACTTCGAAGGTTTCGGTCCTGCACCTGCATCTGCATCCGCACCTGTGGATGACCCGGAGGCTCTTTTAGTGGATGATATTGTCGCTCTGGGACACACACTGGGTCTGGAGGTGGATGCCGCTGATGTGTAG